A genomic region of Pseudomonas abietaniphila contains the following coding sequences:
- the glpK gene encoding glycerol kinase GlpK produces MTDNDNKNYIIALDQGTTSSRAIIFDRDANVVSTAQSEFVQHYPQPGWVEHDPMEIFATQTACMTKVLAQANLHHNQIAAIGITNQRETTVVWEKDSGRPIYNAVVWQCRRSTEICQQLKRDGLEDYIKDTTGLVIDPYFSGSKLKWILDHVEGSRERARRGELLFGTVDSWLIWKFTGGKVHVTDYTNASRTMMFNIHTLEWDQRMLDVLDVPREMLPEVKSSSEVYGHSKSGIAIAGIAGDQQSALFGQMCVEPGQAKNTYGTGCFLLMNTGKKAVKSNHGLLTTIGCGPRGEVAYALEGAVFNGGSTVQWLRDELKIVNDSMDTEYFATKVKNSNGVYLVPAFTGLGAPYWDPYARGALFGLTRGVKVDHIIRAALESIAYQTRDVLDAMQQDAGEPLKALRVDGGAVANNFLMQFQADILGTPVERPKMRETTALGAAYLAGLAIGFWSGLDELKDKAVIERKFEPQCDDAEKEKLYAGWRKAVDRTRDWEPHEDAE; encoded by the coding sequence ATGACCGACAACGACAACAAGAATTACATCATCGCCCTCGATCAAGGTACGACCAGCTCTCGCGCCATCATTTTCGACCGCGACGCCAACGTGGTGAGCACTGCCCAGAGCGAGTTCGTTCAGCATTACCCGCAGCCTGGCTGGGTCGAACACGACCCGATGGAGATCTTCGCCACCCAGACGGCCTGCATGACCAAAGTCCTGGCCCAGGCCAACCTGCATCACAACCAGATCGCAGCCATCGGCATCACCAACCAGCGTGAGACCACGGTGGTGTGGGAAAAGGACAGCGGCCGCCCGATTTACAACGCGGTGGTCTGGCAATGCCGACGCAGCACCGAAATCTGCCAGCAGCTCAAGCGCGATGGTCTTGAGGACTACATCAAGGACACCACGGGCCTGGTCATCGACCCGTACTTTTCCGGCAGCAAACTGAAGTGGATTCTTGACCATGTCGAAGGCAGCCGTGAGCGCGCCCGCCGTGGCGAACTCTTGTTCGGCACGGTCGATAGCTGGCTGATCTGGAAATTCACCGGCGGCAAGGTGCATGTCACTGACTACACCAACGCCTCGCGCACCATGATGTTCAACATCCATACCCTGGAGTGGGATCAGCGGATGCTGGACGTGCTGGACGTTCCCCGGGAAATGCTGCCCGAGGTCAAATCCTCCTCCGAAGTCTACGGTCACAGCAAAAGCGGCATCGCTATCGCGGGCATCGCCGGCGACCAGCAATCGGCGCTGTTCGGCCAGATGTGTGTGGAGCCGGGCCAGGCGAAAAACACCTACGGCACCGGCTGTTTCCTGCTGATGAACACCGGCAAGAAAGCCGTCAAATCCAACCACGGCTTGCTCACCACCATCGGCTGCGGCCCGCGCGGCGAAGTGGCTTACGCGCTGGAAGGCGCGGTCTTCAATGGCGGCTCGACCGTGCAGTGGCTGCGAGACGAGTTGAAAATCGTCAATGACTCGATGGACACCGAGTATTTCGCGACCAAGGTGAAAAACAGCAACGGCGTTTATCTGGTCCCGGCATTTACCGGCCTGGGTGCGCCCTACTGGGACCCTTATGCGCGCGGCGCCTTGTTCGGGCTGACCCGCGGCGTGAAGGTCGATCACATCATTCGTGCTGCGCTGGAATCCATCGCTTATCAGACCCGTGACGTACTGGACGCGATGCAGCAAGACGCAGGCGAACCCCTGAAAGCCTTGCGCGTGGACGGTGGCGCGGTGGCGAACAACTTCCTGATGCAGTTCCAGGCGGACATCCTCGGCACGCCGGTGGAACGTCCGAAAATGCGTGAAACCACGGCGTTGGGCGCTGCCTACCTGGCGGGTCTGGCCATCGGTTTCTGGAGCGGTCTGGACGAGTTGAAGGACAAAGCGGTCATCGAGCGAAAGTTCGAGCCGCAGTGCGACGATGCGGAAAAGGAAAAACTGTATGCGGGCTGGCGCAAGGCCGTGGACCGTACCCGCGACTGGGAGCCACACGAAGACGCGGAGTAA
- the ybaK gene encoding Cys-tRNA(Pro) deacylase: protein MTPALDLLKKVRAEHRIHSYEHDPKAASYGLEAAEKLNLPPAQVFKTLLASTEKGELLVAVVPVVGSLDLKALAHAAGAKKAEMADPAAAQRATGYLLGGISPLGQKKRLRTFIDETAQPFATIYVSAGRRGLEVELSAAVLAHHTQATFAQIGRE from the coding sequence ATGACCCCCGCATTGGATTTATTGAAAAAGGTTCGCGCCGAACACCGTATACACAGCTACGAGCACGATCCCAAAGCCGCTTCCTACGGTCTGGAAGCCGCAGAAAAACTGAATCTGCCACCGGCTCAAGTGTTCAAGACATTGTTGGCCAGCACGGAGAAGGGCGAGCTGCTGGTCGCGGTCGTTCCCGTGGTGGGATCGCTGGATCTCAAGGCGCTGGCCCATGCCGCTGGCGCCAAGAAGGCAGAAATGGCGGACCCGGCCGCGGCACAGCGTGCCACCGGTTATTTGCTGGGTGGCATCAGCCCGTTGGGGCAGAAGAAAAGGCTGCGGACGTTCATTGATGAGACCGCTCAACCGTTCGCGACCATTTATGTCAGCGCTGGTCGACGCGGGCTTGAGGTTGAGCTGTCGGCCGCGGTACTTGCACACCACACCCAGGCGACATTTGCGCAGATTGGCCGTGAATGA
- a CDS encoding DeoR/GlpR family transcriptional regulator has product MNLPPRQQQILELVRERGYVSIEEMAQLFVVTPQTIRRDINQLAEMNLLRRYHGGAAYDSSIENTAYAMRADQMRDEKQRIAEAIAAQIPDHASLFINIGTTTESIARALLNHNHLKIITNNLHVASILSGKDDFEVLLAGGNVRRDGGVVGQASVDFITQFKVDFALVGISGIDEDGSLLDFDYQEVRVSQAIIANARQVILAADSSKFGRNAMVRLGPITLIDCLVTDQAPVPALAQLLTQNKIRLEVV; this is encoded by the coding sequence ATGAATCTGCCACCCCGTCAACAGCAGATCCTCGAGCTGGTCCGTGAGCGCGGCTACGTCAGCATCGAAGAAATGGCCCAATTGTTTGTCGTGACGCCGCAAACCATCCGGCGCGACATCAACCAGCTGGCGGAAATGAACCTGCTGCGTCGGTATCATGGCGGCGCCGCCTACGACTCCAGCATCGAGAACACCGCGTACGCCATGCGTGCCGACCAGATGCGCGACGAAAAGCAGCGCATCGCCGAAGCCATTGCCGCGCAGATCCCCGATCACGCCTCGCTGTTCATCAACATCGGCACCACCACCGAATCGATTGCGCGCGCCCTGCTCAACCATAACCACCTGAAGATCATCACCAACAACCTCCACGTGGCGTCGATCCTCAGCGGCAAGGACGACTTCGAAGTGTTGCTGGCCGGTGGCAATGTTCGTCGCGACGGCGGCGTGGTGGGTCAGGCGAGCGTGGATTTCATCACACAGTTCAAAGTCGACTTTGCGCTGGTGGGTATCAGCGGGATCGACGAAGACGGCAGCCTGCTGGACTTCGACTATCAGGAAGTGCGCGTTTCTCAGGCCATCATTGCCAATGCCCGCCAGGTGATCCTGGCAGCCGACTCCAGCAAGTTCGGCCGTAACGCCATGGTCCGCTTGGGCCCGATCACCCTGATCGACTGCCTGGTGACCGATCAGGCGCCGGTTCCTGCATTGGCGCAACTGCTGACGCAGAACAAGATTCGTCTGGAAGTGGTTTAA
- a CDS encoding molybdopterin oxidoreductase family protein produces MTKTLHHRACHLCEAICGLTIETTREDDASVRISSIKGDAQDTFSRGHICPKAVALQDIQNDPDRLRQPMRRVGDEWRPIEWEAAFELVAERFHDIQQRHGQNAVAVYQGNPSVHNYGLMTHSNYFLGLLKTRNRFSATSVDQLPHHLTSYLMYGHGLLLPIADIDHTDFMLILGGNPLASNGSIMTVPDVEKRLKAIQARGGKVVVVDPRRSETASIADQHLFIRPGGDAALLFGVLHTLFAEGLTRETHLPVDGLEEVRAAVAPMDADAMSQRCGVPAEQIRQLARDFAGANSAVCYGRMGISTQAFGTVCHWLVQLINLVTGNLDRVGGALCTEPALDLVASTSGGGFNRWQSRVSGLPEYGGELPVSALAEEMLTEGEGQVRALVTVAGNPVLSTPNGRRLDQALEGLEFMVSIDLYINETTRHADLILPSTSALENDHYDTTFNMFAVRNVTRFNRAILAKPEGALHDWEIFVGLAKAFASKAERELKPTIPPAQIVDRGLRAGLYGDASDFKLSLETLYDHSHGLDLGALKPNLAARLRTANQRIQAAPEVILADLVRFATLPAPQSGELLLIGRRHVRSNNSWMHNYHRLVKGKPRHQLLMNPQDLTSRGLSDGQRVRVSSRVGVIEVEVMGSTDMMPGVVSLPHGWGHGRPGVKMDIARDQPGESANDLTDERQMDAVSGNAALNGVPVTVAAA; encoded by the coding sequence ATGACCAAGACTCTCCACCACCGTGCTTGTCACTTGTGTGAGGCCATTTGCGGCCTGACTATCGAAACCACACGCGAAGACGACGCGTCGGTGCGTATCAGTTCGATCAAGGGCGATGCGCAGGACACGTTCAGTCGAGGGCATATCTGTCCCAAAGCGGTGGCGCTGCAAGACATTCAGAACGACCCTGATCGTCTGCGTCAGCCCATGCGCCGTGTCGGTGATGAGTGGCGGCCTATCGAATGGGAAGCGGCCTTCGAGCTGGTTGCCGAACGTTTCCATGACATCCAGCAACGTCATGGGCAAAACGCCGTCGCCGTGTACCAGGGCAATCCCAGCGTGCACAACTATGGGTTGATGACCCATAGCAATTACTTTCTCGGTTTGCTCAAGACCCGCAATCGCTTTTCCGCGACATCGGTTGATCAATTGCCCCATCATTTGACCAGCTACCTCATGTACGGCCACGGCCTGCTGCTGCCCATCGCCGACATCGATCACACCGATTTCATGTTGATCCTGGGCGGCAACCCGCTCGCGTCCAACGGCAGCATCATGACCGTGCCTGACGTCGAGAAGCGCTTGAAGGCCATTCAGGCCCGCGGCGGCAAGGTGGTGGTGGTCGATCCACGTCGCAGCGAGACCGCTTCCATCGCCGACCAGCATCTCTTCATCCGTCCCGGCGGCGATGCCGCGCTGTTGTTTGGCGTGTTGCACACACTCTTCGCAGAAGGGCTGACCCGTGAGACCCACTTGCCTGTCGATGGCCTGGAGGAAGTGCGCGCCGCCGTTGCGCCTATGGATGCCGACGCCATGAGCCAGCGCTGCGGCGTCCCGGCTGAGCAGATTCGACAGCTGGCCAGAGACTTTGCGGGCGCCAATAGTGCGGTGTGTTACGGGCGCATGGGCATTTCCACCCAGGCATTCGGCACGGTTTGCCACTGGCTGGTGCAATTGATCAACCTGGTCACGGGCAACCTCGACCGCGTCGGCGGGGCCTTGTGCACGGAGCCTGCGCTGGACCTGGTGGCTTCCACCTCAGGGGGCGGATTCAATCGCTGGCAGAGTCGCGTATCCGGGCTGCCGGAGTACGGCGGTGAATTGCCAGTCTCGGCCCTGGCAGAAGAGATGCTGACCGAGGGCGAAGGGCAGGTGAGGGCGTTGGTGACGGTCGCCGGTAACCCCGTGTTATCCACGCCTAACGGTCGTCGCCTCGATCAGGCGCTGGAGGGGCTGGAGTTCATGGTCAGCATCGATCTCTACATCAACGAAACCACGCGCCACGCCGACCTGATCCTGCCCTCGACTTCGGCGCTTGAGAATGATCACTACGACACGACCTTCAACATGTTCGCCGTGCGCAACGTCACGCGTTTCAACCGCGCCATCCTCGCCAAACCCGAAGGCGCGCTGCATGACTGGGAGATTTTCGTGGGGCTGGCCAAGGCCTTCGCCTCGAAAGCCGAGCGGGAACTGAAGCCGACGATTCCACCGGCGCAGATCGTGGATCGTGGTCTGCGTGCCGGGCTTTACGGGGATGCGTCCGACTTCAAGCTGTCGTTGGAAACGCTCTACGATCATTCTCACGGCCTGGACCTCGGAGCGCTGAAACCTAACCTCGCGGCACGGCTACGTACCGCCAACCAGCGGATACAGGCGGCACCGGAGGTGATCCTCGCCGACCTCGTCCGCTTCGCAACGCTGCCCGCGCCGCAAAGCGGGGAGCTCTTACTGATCGGGCGCCGCCACGTGCGCAGCAACAACTCGTGGATGCATAACTATCACCGCCTGGTCAAAGGCAAGCCACGGCACCAGTTATTGATGAACCCTCAGGATCTGACCAGCCGAGGTTTGAGCGATGGGCAGCGAGTTCGCGTGAGTTCGCGGGTGGGCGTGATTGAAGTTGAAGTGATGGGCAGCACGGACATGATGCCGGGCGTCGTGAGTCTTCCACACGGTTGGGGACACGGGCGTCCTGGCGTAAAAATGGACATCGCTCGCGATCAACCTGGAGAAAGCGCCAACGACCTGACCGACGAACGGCAGATGGACGCGGTGTCCGGCAACGCTGCGCTGAATGGGGTGCCGGTGACTGTCGCGGCGGCATGA
- a CDS encoding ABC transporter ATP-binding protein has product MSDSMLLKLSNLACGYQDQRVVQNLNLHLNAGDIGCLLGSSGCGKTTTLRAIAGFEPVHEGEIVLAGDVISKPGFTLAPEKRRIGMVFQDYALFPHLTVADNIAFGIRNHPRLTQVVSEMLELVNLGSLGKRHPHELSGGQQQRVALARALAPEPQLLLLDEPFSNLDGELRRRLSHEVRDILKARGTSAILVTHDQEEAFAVSDHVGVFKEGRLEQWDTPYNLYHEPATPYVASFVGQGYFIRGQLIDSESVQTELGVLRGNRAYRGVRGMPMDVLLRPDDIVHAPDSALKARVASKTFQGAATLYRLQLPTGTLLEALFPSHADFGVGEDVGIRVSAEHLVLFPAVGSVPVHQDVAI; this is encoded by the coding sequence GTGAGTGATTCCATGCTGCTGAAGCTGAGCAACCTCGCCTGCGGCTATCAGGATCAGCGGGTGGTGCAGAACCTGAATCTGCACCTCAACGCGGGCGATATCGGTTGCCTGCTGGGCTCCTCGGGCTGCGGCAAAACCACGACACTGCGCGCCATTGCCGGCTTCGAGCCGGTGCATGAAGGCGAAATCGTGCTGGCCGGGGACGTGATCTCCAAACCCGGTTTTACCCTGGCCCCGGAAAAGCGCCGGATCGGCATGGTGTTTCAGGATTACGCGCTGTTCCCGCACTTGACGGTTGCCGACAACATCGCGTTCGGCATCCGCAATCACCCTCGCCTGACACAGGTGGTCAGCGAAATGCTGGAGCTGGTCAATCTCGGGTCGCTGGGCAAACGTCACCCTCACGAACTCTCCGGAGGGCAGCAGCAACGCGTCGCGCTGGCCCGCGCCCTGGCGCCTGAGCCGCAACTGCTGTTACTCGACGAACCCTTCTCCAACCTCGATGGTGAACTTCGTCGGCGCTTGAGCCATGAGGTCCGCGACATCCTGAAAGCGCGTGGCACCAGCGCGATCCTGGTGACACACGATCAGGAAGAAGCCTTCGCCGTCAGCGATCACGTAGGGGTCTTCAAAGAGGGGCGGCTTGAGCAGTGGGACACGCCTTACAACCTCTATCACGAACCTGCCACGCCTTACGTCGCCAGTTTCGTCGGTCAGGGCTATTTCATTAGGGGTCAGCTGATCGATAGCGAGTCCGTGCAAACCGAACTGGGCGTGCTGCGTGGCAACCGGGCCTATCGGGGCGTGCGCGGCATGCCGATGGATGTGCTGTTGCGTCCCGACGATATCGTTCATGCCCCGGACAGCGCGTTGAAAGCCCGGGTCGCGAGCAAGACCTTTCAGGGCGCAGCGACGCTGTATCGCCTGCAACTGCCGACCGGCACCCTGCTGGAAGCACTGTTCCCGAGCCATGCGGATTTTGGCGTCGGGGAAGACGTCGGCATTCGAGTGTCAGCCGAGCATCTGGTGCTGTTTCCGGCGGTCGGTAGCGTGCCGGTGCATCAGGATGTTGCGATCTGA
- the argF gene encoding ornithine carbamoyltransferase — protein MSARHFLSMMDYTPDELVGMIRRGIELKDLRNRGVLFEPLRGRVLAMIFEKSSTRTRVSFEAGMIQLGGQAIFLSPRDTQLGRGEPIADGARVMSRMVDAVMIRTFAHSNLTEFAANSRVPVINGLSDDLHPCQLLADMQTFLEHRGSIKGKTVAWIGDGNNMCNSYIEAAIQFDFQLRVACPEGYEPSPHFMALAGDRVTLTRDPREAVKGAHLISTDVWTSMGQEEETAKRIALFKPFQVTRALLDLAADDALFMHCLPAHRGEEISEDLLDDARSVAWDQAENRLHAQKALLEFLVAPAYQPA, from the coding sequence ATGAGCGCAAGGCACTTTCTCTCGATGATGGATTACACGCCGGATGAGCTCGTCGGCATGATTCGTCGCGGCATTGAGCTGAAGGACCTGCGAAATCGAGGTGTGCTCTTCGAGCCGCTGAGAGGCCGTGTGCTGGCGATGATCTTCGAGAAATCTTCGACTCGTACCCGTGTTTCGTTCGAAGCCGGCATGATTCAACTGGGTGGTCAGGCTATTTTTCTGTCGCCTCGTGACACCCAACTGGGCCGCGGCGAGCCTATTGCCGACGGTGCACGCGTGATGTCGCGCATGGTCGACGCGGTCATGATCCGTACTTTCGCGCACAGCAATCTCACCGAGTTCGCCGCCAATTCCCGCGTGCCGGTCATCAACGGTCTGTCGGACGACTTGCATCCCTGCCAACTGCTGGCGGACATGCAAACCTTCCTGGAGCACCGGGGTTCGATCAAAGGCAAGACCGTGGCCTGGATCGGCGACGGCAACAATATGTGCAACAGCTATATAGAAGCGGCAATCCAGTTCGACTTCCAGCTGCGTGTTGCCTGCCCCGAAGGCTACGAACCCAGTCCACACTTCATGGCCCTGGCCGGTGATCGCGTCACGCTGACCCGGGACCCGCGCGAAGCGGTAAAAGGCGCACACCTGATCAGCACCGACGTCTGGACCTCCATGGGCCAGGAAGAAGAAACCGCCAAGCGGATCGCCCTCTTCAAACCTTTCCAGGTCACCCGCGCCTTGCTGGACCTGGCCGCCGACGATGCCTTGTTCATGCACTGCCTGCCCGCTCACCGTGGCGAGGAAATCAGTGAAGACCTGCTCGACGATGCCCGTTCGGTCGCATGGGATCAGGCAGAAAACCGCCTGCACGCGCAGAAGGCGCTGCTGGAGTTTCTTGTGGCGCCCGCCTACCAACCCGCGTGA
- a CDS encoding PhzF family phenazine biosynthesis protein, translating to MQLEFHQVDAFSDRLFAGNPAMVYRLDAWLSDELMQHIATEHNLSETAFVVREAQGWHIRWFTPTHEVPLCGHATLASAHVLFEVYGETADTIDFVGKSGPLSVTRENGRLLLDFPAMPPSEVGVTVDVERALGTDIVDVLGSAELLVVLESEQAVRECKPDFAAIARLPWPGVIVTAKGDGERYDFVSRYFAPAIGIPEDPVTGSTHCSLIPYWSGRLNKFSLTAYQCSARGGELFCRLEGDRVKIGGYAALVASGTLRLG from the coding sequence ATGCAGCTTGAATTTCATCAGGTCGACGCTTTCAGCGATCGGTTGTTCGCGGGCAATCCTGCGATGGTCTATCGCCTCGATGCCTGGCTGTCGGATGAGCTGATGCAACACATTGCGACCGAACACAACCTGTCGGAAACCGCCTTCGTGGTGCGTGAAGCCCAAGGTTGGCATATTCGCTGGTTCACGCCGACCCACGAAGTGCCGTTGTGCGGCCACGCCACGCTGGCCAGCGCCCACGTCCTGTTTGAGGTCTATGGCGAAACGGCCGACACCATAGACTTCGTGGGCAAATCCGGCCCTTTGAGTGTGACGCGGGAAAACGGACGCTTGCTGCTGGATTTCCCGGCGATGCCTCCCAGCGAAGTGGGCGTCACGGTGGACGTTGAGCGTGCGCTGGGAACCGATATCGTTGATGTGCTCGGGTCTGCGGAGCTTCTAGTGGTGCTGGAGTCCGAACAGGCGGTTCGGGAATGCAAACCCGATTTCGCTGCGATTGCCCGGCTGCCCTGGCCTGGTGTGATCGTCACCGCCAAGGGCGATGGCGAACGCTACGACTTCGTGTCCCGGTATTTCGCCCCGGCGATCGGCATCCCGGAAGATCCGGTGACCGGCTCGACCCATTGCAGCCTGATTCCTTACTGGTCAGGCCGATTGAACAAGTTCAGCCTGACGGCTTATCAGTGTTCGGCGCGCGGGGGCGAGCTGTTTTGCCGCCTGGAAGGGGACAGAGTGAAGATCGGCGGATACGCGGCGCTGGTGGCGAGTGGGACGTTAAGGTTGGGGTGA